The Providencia rettgeri genome includes a window with the following:
- the rob_3 gene encoding Right origin-binding protein, protein MSESVVNDIVKWLESQLQRNEGIKIDTIADKSGYSKWHLQRVFKEMKGCTLGEYVRKRRLLEAAKSLREGNLPILDIALQYGFSSQATFTRIFKKHFDTTPAKFRQSGELPECKNFMTCSCHN, encoded by the coding sequence ATGTCAGAAAGTGTAGTCAACGATATTGTTAAATGGCTTGAAAGTCAGTTGCAACGCAATGAAGGCATCAAAATCGACACAATTGCCGATAAAAGCGGTTATTCAAAATGGCATTTACAGCGTGTTTTTAAAGAAATGAAAGGTTGCACGCTTGGCGAATACGTCCGTAAACGTCGTTTATTAGAAGCAGCTAAATCATTACGTGAAGGTAACTTACCTATTCTTGATATCGCATTGCAATATGGCTTTAGCTCACAGGCGACATTTACCCGTATCTTTAAAAAGCACTTTGATACAACGCCTGCAAAATTTCGCCAATCAGGTGAATTACCTGAATGCAAAAATTTTATGACCTGTAGTTGTCATAACTAA
- the lplA gene encoding Lipoate-protein ligase A, with product MSTVRLLISESYDPWFNLAVEETIFRQMPTDQRVMFLWRNADTVVIGRAQNPWKECNTRRMEEDNVRLARRSSGGGAVFHDLGNTCFTFMAGKPEYDKTVSTQIIVDGLALVGINAQISGRNDLVLETESGPRKISGSAYRETKDRGFHHGTLLINADLSRLANYLNPDPKKLQAKGITSVRSRVANLSELVPNISHEIVCEGIIKSFFNYFGETVAAEYISPEKLPDLPNFAKTFAKQSSWEWNFGQARLSLTIQIPVFLGGELSFILISKKV from the coding sequence ATGTCAACAGTACGTTTACTCATCTCTGAATCCTACGATCCTTGGTTTAACCTTGCGGTTGAAGAAACCATTTTCCGACAAATGCCAACCGACCAACGTGTTATGTTTCTTTGGCGAAATGCTGATACGGTGGTTATAGGGCGTGCACAAAACCCGTGGAAAGAATGTAACACTCGGAGGATGGAAGAAGATAATGTTCGTTTAGCACGGCGTAGTAGTGGTGGTGGGGCTGTTTTTCATGATTTAGGTAATACCTGTTTTACGTTTATGGCAGGAAAGCCGGAATATGACAAAACAGTTTCTACACAAATTATTGTCGATGGATTGGCACTTGTCGGTATTAACGCACAAATCTCTGGCCGTAATGATTTAGTTTTAGAAACTGAAAGTGGTCCGCGAAAAATATCGGGTTCTGCATACCGAGAAACGAAGGATAGAGGTTTTCACCACGGAACCTTGCTGATTAATGCAGATTTAAGTCGCTTAGCAAACTATCTGAATCCAGATCCGAAAAAATTACAGGCAAAAGGGATTACGTCAGTGCGTTCTCGTGTGGCTAATTTATCTGAGCTTGTCCCCAATATTTCTCATGAAATTGTTTGTGAAGGAATAATTAAAAGCTTTTTTAATTACTTCGGTGAAACGGTCGCTGCCGAGTATATTTCTCCTGAAAAACTACCTGATTTGCCAAATTTCGCAAAAACCTTTGCAAAACAAAGTAGTTGGGAATGGAATTTTGGGCAAGCCCGGCTTTCTCTCACTATTCAGATACCCGTTTTCCTTGGGGGGGAATTGAGTTTCATTTTGATATCGAAAAAGGTGTGA
- the spr_2 gene encoding Probable endopeptidase Spr precursor codes for MVIKIQHLPLLLCLVLIGCSSTSVKRTPPPPLKTQLSDPIMTIAQLKDQLEQWYGTPYHYGGMNQNGVDCSGFVYRTFNDRFAIQLPRTTVDQTQLGTRIDKSDLMPGDLVFFKTGSGENGLHVGIYDTDNTFIHASTSKGVIRSSMDNVYWRKVFWQARRI; via the coding sequence ATGGTTATTAAAATACAACACCTACCACTATTATTGTGTTTAGTTTTAATTGGTTGTTCATCGACATCCGTTAAAAGAACGCCACCACCACCGCTAAAAACACAGTTATCTGATCCAATTATGACGATAGCGCAATTAAAAGACCAACTAGAGCAGTGGTATGGTACGCCTTATCATTATGGCGGCATGAATCAAAATGGTGTTGATTGTTCTGGTTTTGTCTATCGCACATTTAATGATCGCTTTGCCATTCAATTACCTCGTACAACGGTAGATCAAACTCAATTAGGCACACGGATTGATAAATCAGATTTGATGCCAGGGGATTTGGTGTTCTTTAAAACAGGTTCAGGAGAGAATGGGTTGCATGTGGGTATTTACGATACCGATAATACATTCATTCATGCATCAACGAGTAAAGGGGTGATCCGTTCATCAATGGATAACGTCTATTGGCGAAAAGTGTTTTGGCAGGCAAGACGCATCTAA